One region of bacterium genomic DNA includes:
- a CDS encoding ABC transporter permease, translating to MTLPAAPSTPGGAIEPKARARRAGGRVRPAKRRPSGWRHSLVSVAALLAVLAAWQGIVVVFHVPVYLAPSPLMVVHALRAESHTLLVNTWPTLIETVGGFIVGNLIAIVAAVGFVHNRIFRQSVYPLAVTVRTLPIVAISPILVLLLGNGYAPKIAIAALITFFPTLVNMADGLTAVDPQALELMHVLSASRWEVFRYLRWPTSLPYLFSALRIASTASLLGAIVGEWIGSNSGLG from the coding sequence GTGACGCTGCCTGCGGCCCCGTCCACGCCCGGTGGAGCGATCGAGCCGAAGGCACGCGCGCGCCGCGCCGGGGGTCGCGTCCGCCCCGCGAAGCGCCGGCCGTCCGGTTGGCGACACTCGCTCGTCTCCGTCGCCGCCCTCCTGGCCGTGCTGGCCGCCTGGCAGGGCATCGTGGTCGTGTTTCACGTACCGGTCTACCTCGCGCCGTCACCGCTCATGGTGGTCCACGCGCTCCGCGCGGAGTCGCACACGCTTCTCGTCAACACGTGGCCCACGCTGATCGAAACCGTGGGCGGGTTCATCGTCGGGAACCTTATCGCTATCGTGGCGGCGGTTGGGTTTGTCCACAATCGGATCTTCCGCCAGAGCGTCTATCCGCTCGCCGTGACCGTGCGGACGCTCCCCATCGTCGCGATCAGCCCGATCCTCGTCCTCCTTCTCGGCAACGGATACGCGCCGAAGATCGCGATCGCGGCCCTCATCACGTTCTTCCCGACCCTGGTGAACATGGCCGATGGGCTGACCGCGGTAGATCCTCAGGCGCTCGAACTCATGCACGTCCTCTCGGCCAGCCGGTGGGAAGTGTTCCGGTACCTGCGGTGGCCGACGTCGCTCCCGTACCTGTTCTCGGCGCTGCGAATCGCGAGCACCGCGAGCCTGCTCGGCGCGATCGTCGGGGAATGGATCGGCTCGAACTCCGGCCTCGG